A single window of Sulfurovum riftiae DNA harbors:
- a CDS encoding amidohydrolase yields MRQLKKKLFGTIDEINERVVNIRHDLHMHPELSGHEEHTKYLVKGILEASGYEIKESDRHFGLVADLKVDENAKTIAIRADMDALPIEEHTGKPYSSREKGIMHACGHDSHTAIALGTAIAMAEHKETLPGNVRFIFQPSEESKEGGSVEMIEDGALEGVDGIFGLHAYPYLRTGQIGYKYGVMMASADIFTIEIFGKSAHGARPHEGVDAILVTSMIVNSLNHIVSRMIDPLHPAVISLGTIEGGRASNIICDHVLLKGTVRTINEGVRNTIPKMMEASNKGICESMGATYNFDYEFGQPELINHDEMVDIIVGEARRIIGEENCIDLVDPVMGGEDFSEYLKIVPGAFFRLGTCSEEKETCVSQHNSRFDVDDDALQFGMKIMGASALAFLQKE; encoded by the coding sequence ATGAGACAGTTGAAAAAGAAACTTTTCGGAACGATCGATGAGATAAACGAGAGGGTTGTCAATATAAGGCATGACCTTCATATGCACCCTGAACTTTCGGGACATGAGGAACATACCAAATACCTGGTCAAAGGGATCCTCGAAGCCAGCGGATATGAGATCAAAGAGAGCGACAGACACTTTGGGCTTGTTGCAGACCTGAAAGTGGATGAAAATGCAAAGACCATAGCCATCCGCGCCGATATGGATGCCCTGCCCATAGAGGAGCATACCGGCAAACCCTACAGTTCCAGGGAAAAAGGGATCATGCATGCCTGCGGGCACGACAGCCATACAGCCATTGCTCTGGGAACCGCCATCGCCATGGCAGAGCACAAAGAAACACTTCCCGGCAATGTACGGTTCATCTTCCAACCCTCCGAAGAGAGCAAAGAGGGCGGCAGTGTCGAGATGATAGAGGATGGTGCACTCGAAGGGGTTGACGGCATTTTCGGCCTGCATGCCTACCCCTATCTTCGTACTGGACAGATCGGCTATAAATACGGTGTCATGATGGCTTCTGCCGACATCTTCACCATCGAGATCTTCGGGAAATCCGCCCATGGTGCCAGACCGCACGAGGGAGTGGATGCCATACTTGTCACCTCCATGATCGTTAATTCACTCAACCATATCGTTTCACGGATGATCGACCCCCTGCACCCCGCTGTCATCTCTTTGGGGACGATCGAAGGGGGACGTGCTTCCAATATCATCTGTGACCATGTCCTGCTCAAAGGAACGGTAAGAACGATCAATGAAGGGGTAAGGAACACTATCCCAAAAATGATGGAGGCTTCCAACAAAGGGATCTGCGAATCGATGGGGGCGACCTACAACTTCGATTATGAATTCGGACAGCCGGAATTGATAAACCATGATGAAATGGTCGATATTATCGTAGGGGAAGCCAGGCGGATCATTGGCGAAGAGAATTGTATCGACCTGGTGGACCCTGTCATGGGAGGAGAGGATTTCTCCGAATATCTCAAGATCGTACCGGGTGCTTTTTTCAGACTTGGGACATGTAGCGAAGAGAAAGAGACCTGTGTATCGCAGCATAACAGCCGCTTCGATGTAGATGATGATGCTTTGCAGTTCGGCATGAAGATCATGGGGGCAAGTGCCCTGGCCTTCCTGCAAAAGGAGTGA
- a CDS encoding GNAT family N-acetyltransferase: MHESISLKVPSDLKFMKIVEDLIKDTCETLPLTEEDTEALIESTEELMRNAILHAYKDRQGYIQIGLHPFKTGLRIDVHDWGLPMSYKKHISVPLEENASEGFNRIYDLMDLFEYQNLGKDGKKFVIIKYASHPLHKEEKVEKTVPLLPDKKPGVKKGEDDLPVIVREFAEGDEEGIARLIYKNYGYSYIKDLFYYPQKVFESHGKKFYSIVAQREGRIIGHFALVLVPESTIAEIGVAVVDPEFQGRGIMNRMLKLVLKKAREIKLDAVFGEAIMFHIYSQKANLHHGFSEAALMLGKVPVDTTIVNNELAQKYKRGAVLVGYYFFTKERKKLYLPEVYKKQIKRTYSSATIPFVKAKKRREKVPEHVFLSYTFDPPTNIAKIRIDHYGKDLKQKFLILLDQLKAKHCDMIYADISLEKIPQIDKVVKLMNKRGFFYSGVMFFYHERGDYLRLQLKHSDKIGSKNYVCYSDFCKRLSKYIRKDEKRVKTV; encoded by the coding sequence ATGCATGAAAGTATCAGTCTGAAAGTCCCCAGTGATCTCAAGTTCATGAAGATCGTCGAAGACCTCATCAAAGATACCTGTGAGACGCTGCCTCTGACAGAGGAGGATACAGAGGCGCTCATAGAGAGTACCGAAGAGTTGATGAGAAATGCAATTCTCCATGCCTATAAGGACAGGCAGGGATATATTCAGATAGGGCTGCATCCTTTCAAGACCGGCCTGCGTATCGATGTGCACGACTGGGGCCTGCCCATGTCCTATAAAAAACATATTAGCGTACCATTGGAGGAGAATGCCTCGGAGGGGTTCAACCGGATCTATGACCTAATGGATCTGTTCGAGTACCAGAATCTGGGCAAAGACGGGAAAAAGTTCGTCATCATCAAGTATGCATCACACCCTTTGCACAAGGAGGAGAAAGTAGAAAAAACGGTCCCTCTTCTCCCCGACAAAAAGCCGGGGGTCAAAAAAGGAGAAGATGATCTTCCTGTTATCGTCAGGGAGTTTGCAGAAGGGGATGAAGAGGGGATCGCCCGACTGATCTACAAAAATTACGGCTACAGCTATATCAAGGACCTTTTTTACTATCCGCAAAAGGTCTTTGAATCCCACGGTAAAAAATTCTACTCCATCGTTGCACAGAGAGAGGGAAGGATCATAGGACATTTCGCACTGGTACTCGTACCCGAATCCACCATAGCCGAGATCGGGGTGGCAGTGGTCGATCCGGAATTCCAGGGCAGAGGAATCATGAACCGTATGCTGAAACTGGTCCTGAAAAAAGCCAGAGAGATCAAGCTCGATGCAGTATTCGGTGAAGCGATCATGTTCCATATCTACAGTCAAAAGGCCAATCTGCACCATGGCTTTTCAGAGGCAGCGCTGATGCTGGGGAAAGTCCCCGTGGATACGACCATTGTCAACAATGAACTGGCACAGAAATATAAACGGGGAGCGGTACTTGTAGGGTATTACTTCTTTACGAAGGAACGCAAAAAGCTTTATCTTCCGGAGGTCTATAAAAAACAGATCAAACGGACCTATAGCAGTGCAACCATACCTTTTGTCAAAGCGAAGAAAAGAAGAGAGAAGGTTCCTGAGCATGTCTTCCTGAGCTATACTTTCGATCCGCCGACCAATATCGCCAAGATCAGGATCGATCACTACGGGAAGGATCTTAAACAGAAATTTCTCATACTCCTCGATCAGCTCAAGGCAAAACACTGTGATATGATCTATGCGGATATCTCACTGGAGAAGATCCCCCAGATCGATAAAGTGGTCAAGCTCATGAACAAGAGGGGCTTTTTTTACAGCGGGGTCATGTTCTTTTACCATGAACGGGGAGACTACCTCCGACTGCAGCTCAAACACAGTGACAAGATCGGCAGCAAGAACTATGTCTGCTACTCCGATTTCTGCAAAAGGCTCTCCAAATACATCCGAAAGGATGAGAAGCGGGTCAAAACAGTTTAG
- the ciaB gene encoding invasion protein CiaB — MTKEQFMQDLQLIYNELQQRQASLNAYYDLLDEKKTHERADKIVDAFLTLIDIPRDKESEMAALTRIVNMREDALEQILQKNGCSDTEIRLKKELAYGFVSTLHITRHEALIGWIEKQKLLTPFYRSLIFGVHFVGIRMSEWQSHWTHHIINGVNLELSEMFNGNDAKIFEMLQNASLLDRDDKGNIADRSYSVLIKEGDKYKSVAYAEAFKKEAESVVVALEQLIALLSQDEDKVFGQKNEWIAYFTALKEAFAHTQTDELIRMWAEVDRRWMAITTPLQVGHPLEYYEDHYRKAVALEWDLRIVNPRLQEGSQTRNNIKLFAYEMAQKFGKDALHTMSRNLLQVDETQLYIGQPMLYYAAEFNGLFSAQVVPNDEQVSAELGKKIFAYADFVLESKKSKPVMKLSVEMMGEDFVKKQRALAENEPALWHELYDISTIGHEYGHILWIDADTESRMNGMGQFKNIEEFKATTGGLMAFFHHEREELKHHIVDDLVSRAVGLMAWREVGEVLPYYCEGLIHLDILFTSGVIRYDERIIINYERYDAMKEAYVTAYEALAKHYLDKADASEYLKRYAQKEQGVYLPVNEDIRAFVEHYYTRYKEIGQQTAALD; from the coding sequence ATGACCAAAGAACAATTTATGCAGGACCTACAGCTTATTTATAATGAATTGCAGCAGAGACAGGCAAGCCTGAATGCCTATTATGACCTTCTCGATGAGAAGAAGACCCATGAACGTGCCGACAAGATCGTGGATGCGTTCCTGACACTGATCGATATTCCAAGGGACAAAGAGTCAGAGATGGCGGCATTGACACGTATCGTCAATATGCGGGAAGATGCATTGGAACAGATCCTGCAGAAGAATGGCTGCAGTGATACCGAGATACGTCTCAAGAAAGAGCTGGCCTACGGTTTTGTCAGTACGCTGCATATCACGCGGCATGAAGCCCTGATCGGGTGGATCGAGAAACAGAAACTGTTGACACCTTTTTACAGGTCATTGATCTTCGGTGTGCATTTTGTGGGCATCAGAATGAGTGAATGGCAAAGCCACTGGACACACCATATCATCAACGGGGTGAACCTGGAACTCTCCGAAATGTTCAACGGAAACGATGCAAAGATCTTTGAAATGCTGCAGAATGCCTCTCTTCTTGACAGGGATGATAAGGGTAATATTGCGGACAGAAGCTATTCTGTTCTGATCAAAGAGGGCGACAAGTATAAGAGTGTCGCCTATGCAGAAGCCTTCAAGAAAGAGGCGGAGAGTGTGGTGGTCGCACTCGAACAGCTGATCGCGCTGCTTTCCCAGGATGAAGATAAGGTCTTTGGGCAGAAGAATGAATGGATCGCCTATTTTACGGCACTGAAAGAGGCCTTTGCACATACACAAACGGATGAACTCATCAGAATGTGGGCAGAAGTGGACAGACGATGGATGGCGATCACCACACCGCTGCAGGTGGGGCACCCGCTGGAGTACTATGAAGACCATTACCGCAAGGCAGTTGCACTTGAATGGGACCTTCGTATCGTCAACCCCCGGTTGCAGGAGGGTTCACAAACGCGTAACAACATCAAACTTTTTGCCTATGAGATGGCACAGAAATTCGGAAAAGATGCTTTGCATACGATGAGCAGGAACCTTTTGCAGGTGGACGAGACACAGCTTTATATTGGCCAGCCGATGCTCTATTATGCAGCGGAATTCAACGGCCTTTTCTCGGCACAGGTAGTGCCCAACGATGAACAGGTCTCGGCAGAACTCGGCAAGAAGATATTTGCTTATGCGGATTTTGTCCTGGAGAGCAAAAAGTCAAAACCGGTCATGAAACTCTCCGTAGAGATGATGGGTGAAGATTTCGTTAAAAAACAGAGGGCCTTGGCGGAGAACGAGCCGGCACTCTGGCATGAACTTTACGATATCTCTACTATCGGCCATGAATACGGCCATATTTTATGGATAGATGCCGATACCGAGAGCAGAATGAACGGTATGGGACAGTTCAAGAACATCGAAGAGTTCAAGGCGACCACAGGGGGACTGATGGCCTTCTTCCATCATGAGAGAGAGGAACTAAAGCATCATATCGTCGATGATCTTGTTTCTCGTGCCGTAGGCCTGATGGCCTGGCGTGAAGTGGGAGAGGTCCTGCCATACTACTGTGAAGGGCTCATCCATCTCGATATTCTCTTCACTTCGGGTGTGATCCGCTATGATGAGCGTATCATCATAAATTATGAAAGATATGATGCCATGAAAGAGGCGTATGTCACTGCCTATGAAGCGTTGGCAAAGCACTATCTGGACAAAGCAGATGCAAGTGAATACCTGAAGAGGTATGCACAGAAAGAGCAGGGGGTCTACCTTCCTGTCAACGAGGATATACGGGCATTCGTCGAGCATTACTATACCCGATACAAAGAGATCGGACAGCAGACCGCTGCGCTGGACTAA
- the rdgB gene encoding RdgB/HAM1 family non-canonical purine NTP pyrophosphatase gives MKLILATGNKGKLREFKQMCEDEVTAFSDLLGEFEIVEDGETFAQNALIKARTIYEKLGSDYLVISDDSGISLPILDGAPGIYSARYAGEGVSDKDNLHKLIDAVKAKGLKRTPAYYTAAIAIVSKYGEYVVHGWMHGDVIDEARGEKGFGYDPMFIPAGLEKTLGELDDDVKSGISHRGQALELAKPIIQMLRRSDREGSY, from the coding sequence ATGAAACTTATTTTGGCAACAGGCAATAAAGGTAAATTACGTGAGTTCAAACAGATGTGCGAGGATGAAGTAACCGCTTTTTCCGACCTTCTGGGAGAATTCGAGATTGTCGAGGACGGAGAGACCTTTGCCCAGAATGCACTCATAAAGGCCCGTACCATTTATGAAAAACTGGGTAGTGATTATCTGGTCATATCTGATGACAGCGGTATTTCCCTTCCTATTCTTGACGGCGCACCGGGGATCTACTCTGCACGGTATGCGGGAGAAGGAGTGAGCGACAAAGACAATCTCCACAAGCTGATAGATGCAGTAAAAGCAAAAGGGCTGAAGAGAACGCCTGCCTATTATACCGCTGCGATCGCCATCGTTTCCAAATACGGTGAATACGTCGTACACGGATGGATGCATGGCGATGTGATCGATGAAGCAAGGGGAGAGAAAGGCTTCGGGTATGACCCGATGTTCATCCCTGCCGGATTGGAGAAGACACTGGGTGAGCTGGATGATGATGTCAAAAGCGGGATCTCCCATCGGGGGCAGGCATTGGAGTTGGCAAAACCGATCATCCAGATGCTTCGCAGGAGTGATAGGGAAGGCAGTTATTAA